A single window of Methylacidimicrobium sp. AP8 DNA harbors:
- the panB gene encoding 3-methyl-2-oxobutanoate hydroxymethyltransferase, whose amino-acid sequence MSDSAKITPEWVRSRKETGEKIAALTAYDYPTARLLDEAGIPVLLVGDSLAMVVLGYPDTTSLRLDEMLPHVSAVARAKPKALVVADCPAGTYSTPDDARQTGKALIAAGAEAVKLEGGVEQSRTIRRLTEARIPVMAHIGLLPQLAGRRFRKVGRGPEEREKLLADARAVEEAGAFSVVVEAVDARLAAEITRSLRIPTIGIGSGEGCDGQILVFHDLVGLFPWFRPNFVQPKADLARAIHAAAREYLAEVRRNAPVVPG is encoded by the coding sequence ATGAGCGACTCAGCGAAAATCACCCCCGAGTGGGTGCGTAGCCGGAAGGAGACCGGGGAGAAGATCGCGGCGCTGACCGCCTACGATTATCCCACGGCCCGGCTGCTCGACGAGGCGGGGATCCCGGTGCTCCTCGTGGGGGACTCCCTGGCGATGGTGGTCCTGGGCTACCCGGATACCACCTCTCTTCGGCTAGACGAGATGCTCCCGCACGTCTCCGCCGTCGCGCGGGCCAAGCCCAAAGCACTCGTCGTGGCCGATTGCCCGGCCGGAACCTACTCGACCCCCGATGACGCCCGGCAGACCGGGAAGGCCCTGATTGCGGCGGGAGCCGAAGCAGTGAAATTGGAAGGGGGGGTCGAGCAAAGCCGAACCATCCGGAGGCTGACCGAAGCCCGGATCCCGGTGATGGCCCATATCGGGCTCCTTCCCCAGCTGGCCGGCAGGCGGTTCCGCAAGGTGGGGCGGGGCCCGGAGGAGCGGGAGAAGCTCCTCGCGGACGCGCGGGCGGTCGAGGAGGCGGGGGCGTTCAGCGTGGTCGTCGAGGCCGTTGACGCCAGGCTGGCGGCCGAGATCACCCGCAGCCTCCGGATTCCGACGATCGGGATCGGCTCGGGGGAGGGGTGCGACGGCCAAATCCTGGTCTTTCACGACCTGGTCGGCCTCTTCCCCTGGTTCCGCCCGAACTTCGTGCAGCCCAAGGCCGATCTGGCCCGTGCGATCCACGCGGCAGCCAGGGAATACCTCGCGGAAGTCCGGCGGAACGCGCCGGTGGTCCCGGGCTGA
- a CDS encoding cbb3-type cytochrome c oxidase subunit I, giving the protein MDGNTAQNPVQPAEQGHGAHLPWWRRWVFSTDHKVIGIQYMITSLLMAAFGFGLMILMRWQLSYPGKPVPFFAGLLQQLAGPNMAPGGVMTPQLYNSFGAIHGTVMIFMALVPALFSGFGNYIVPLKLGAPDMAFPRLNMASFWCFFAGVVIMVGSFFVPGGAAKSGWTSYPPLADLADSGPGFHPVLNGQTLWLLGMAFNITGSLLGVINMITTIFQLRAPGLSWMRLPIYVWSELVAAFLMLLAFPPLEAAAVMQLMDRLAGTSFFSPDGLVVGGQRVAVSGGGAPLLWQHLFWFIGHPEVYVQILPTMGIIAEIWTNNTRRPLWSYRAVVYSEIAIGFVGMIVWAHHMYMTGMGQGVTTFFQLFTTIISIPSVLIGTVFLLSLWGASIRINLPMLFALSWLPLFAIGGLTGLPNGWSSSDLVLHDTYYVVGHFHYMMGPTSLMALFAGIYYWYPKVTGRMMNEFLGKLHFWPTLLFFNGVFFPMLIQGFNGVHRRWYDGGAGWQFAQNVLWLNQVMTISAWLLALAQIPFVINFFWSARHGARVESDNPWQATTLEWAAPTPPLAHGNFPAAVSVYRGPYEYSAPSAKRDFLPQWEPEAQGKAPAEAARV; this is encoded by the coding sequence ATGGACGGGAATACGGCGCAAAACCCGGTGCAACCGGCGGAGCAGGGGCATGGGGCGCATCTGCCTTGGTGGAGGCGGTGGGTCTTCTCCACCGATCACAAGGTGATCGGCATCCAGTACATGATCACCTCTTTGCTGATGGCCGCCTTCGGTTTCGGGCTCATGATCCTGATGCGCTGGCAGCTCTCCTATCCCGGGAAGCCCGTTCCCTTCTTCGCCGGCCTCCTGCAGCAGCTCGCGGGCCCGAACATGGCGCCCGGCGGGGTCATGACCCCGCAGTTGTACAATTCCTTCGGAGCGATCCATGGGACGGTCATGATCTTCATGGCGCTGGTGCCCGCGCTCTTCTCCGGGTTCGGAAACTACATCGTCCCCTTGAAGCTCGGAGCGCCCGACATGGCCTTCCCCCGGCTCAACATGGCGAGCTTCTGGTGCTTCTTCGCAGGAGTCGTCATCATGGTGGGGAGCTTCTTCGTCCCCGGGGGAGCGGCGAAGTCGGGCTGGACCTCCTACCCGCCGCTCGCCGATCTTGCCGATTCCGGTCCCGGGTTTCATCCCGTGCTCAACGGGCAGACCCTCTGGCTCCTCGGGATGGCCTTCAACATCACCGGCTCCCTGCTGGGGGTGATCAACATGATCACGACGATCTTCCAGCTCCGCGCCCCGGGCCTTTCCTGGATGCGCCTGCCGATCTATGTCTGGTCCGAGCTCGTTGCCGCCTTTCTCATGCTCCTGGCCTTTCCGCCGCTCGAGGCCGCCGCCGTCATGCAACTGATGGACCGGCTGGCGGGAACGAGCTTCTTCTCCCCCGACGGCCTGGTCGTCGGAGGCCAGCGCGTGGCGGTCAGCGGAGGGGGCGCCCCCCTTCTCTGGCAGCATCTTTTCTGGTTTATCGGTCATCCCGAGGTGTACGTCCAGATCCTTCCGACCATGGGGATCATTGCAGAAATCTGGACCAACAACACGCGCCGTCCGCTCTGGAGCTACCGCGCGGTCGTCTACTCCGAGATCGCCATCGGCTTCGTCGGGATGATCGTCTGGGCGCACCACATGTACATGACCGGCATGGGCCAGGGGGTGACGACCTTCTTCCAGCTCTTCACCACGATCATCTCGATCCCCTCGGTCCTGATCGGGACCGTATTCCTCCTTTCCCTGTGGGGGGCGTCGATCCGCATCAACCTGCCGATGCTCTTCGCCTTGTCTTGGCTGCCCCTCTTCGCCATCGGCGGACTGACCGGGCTCCCGAACGGCTGGAGCTCGTCGGATCTCGTCCTTCACGATACCTACTACGTGGTCGGGCATTTCCATTACATGATGGGGCCGACCTCGCTGATGGCGCTCTTCGCCGGGATCTACTACTGGTACCCGAAGGTGACCGGACGCATGATGAACGAATTCCTCGGAAAGCTCCATTTCTGGCCGACGCTCCTCTTCTTCAACGGGGTCTTCTTCCCGATGTTGATCCAGGGATTCAATGGCGTCCACCGGCGCTGGTACGACGGTGGGGCCGGATGGCAGTTTGCGCAGAACGTTCTCTGGCTCAACCAGGTGATGACGATTTCGGCCTGGCTGCTGGCCCTTGCGCAGATTCCCTTCGTCATTAACTTCTTTTGGAGCGCACGACACGGAGCCAGGGTGGAGTCCGATAACCCATGGCAAGCGACGACGCTCGAATGGGCGGCTCCGACTCCGCCGCTGGCCCATGGCAATTTCCCGGCGGCTGTGAGCGTCTATCGCGGCCCCTACGAGTACAGCGCCCCCAGCGCGAAGCGGGATTTTCTTCCGCAGTGGGAACCGGAGGCTCAAGGAAAGGCACCGGCCGAGGCGGCTCGCGTGTAG
- a CDS encoding glycosyltransferase family 2 protein: MQEEQSRKRASPKAILPAGAGGEKESREPLLSVIIVTRNTRDLVCAAIRSVEESDVPFAVETIVVDNGSTDGTAEEIPRAFPKAAYLRFPRNLGFAAAVDRAAERSRGKYLLLLNSDARLEPDALARALRWMEAHPGCGVAGARLLNEDGTPQNSIANFPSLWTELGNKALLRRLLPRLYPGKERPPTVPTPVDSVIGAFFLTRADLWRRLHGMDEGFFFFLEETDFCYRARQAGFSVYHLPDVRVRHGQGRSAAALPAAARIEYWRSRYRYFSLHAPRSHQILLRIALPLRLVAELAGDLLLFPFCGTRTRFRQKMGVRWALLLWHLAGRPDRMGLPRD, from the coding sequence GTGCAAGAGGAGCAAAGCCGGAAGCGGGCGAGCCCGAAGGCGATCTTGCCGGCCGGCGCCGGCGGCGAGAAGGAAAGCCGGGAACCGCTGCTTTCGGTGATCATCGTCACCCGGAACACTCGTGACCTTGTTTGCGCGGCGATCCGCTCCGTCGAAGAGAGCGATGTCCCGTTCGCCGTAGAGACGATCGTCGTCGACAACGGCTCGACCGACGGCACGGCCGAGGAGATCCCCCGCGCTTTCCCGAAGGCCGCCTATCTCCGCTTTCCCCGCAACCTCGGCTTCGCCGCCGCGGTCGACCGTGCGGCCGAGCGGAGCCGGGGGAAGTACCTGCTGCTGCTCAACAGCGATGCCCGGCTCGAGCCGGACGCGCTGGCGCGCGCGCTGCGGTGGATGGAAGCGCATCCCGGATGCGGCGTCGCCGGAGCCCGGTTGCTGAACGAGGACGGCACCCCGCAGAACTCGATCGCCAACTTCCCGAGCCTCTGGACTGAGCTGGGGAACAAGGCGCTCCTCCGGCGATTGCTCCCCCGTCTCTATCCCGGGAAGGAACGGCCGCCGACGGTGCCGACCCCCGTCGACTCCGTCATCGGCGCCTTCTTCCTCACGCGCGCCGATCTCTGGCGGCGACTCCACGGCATGGACGAAGGCTTCTTTTTCTTCCTCGAGGAGACCGATTTCTGCTACCGGGCACGGCAAGCGGGCTTCTCGGTCTACCACCTTCCCGACGTCCGCGTCCGGCACGGCCAGGGACGAAGCGCAGCCGCCCTCCCCGCGGCCGCCCGGATCGAATATTGGCGATCCCGCTATCGCTACTTTTCCCTGCACGCGCCACGGTCGCACCAGATTCTCCTGCGCATCGCCCTGCCTCTGCGCCTCGTCGCGGAATTGGCCGGCGACCTACTGCTCTTCCCGTTTTGCGGAACCCGTACCCGCTTCCGGCAAAAAATGGGCGTGCGTTGGGCCCTCCTCCTCTGGCACTTAGCGGGCAGGCCGGATCGCATGGGGCTGCCTCGTGACTGA
- the folK gene encoding 2-amino-4-hydroxy-6-hydroxymethyldihydropteridine diphosphokinase: MRAGIALGSNLGESAVRMEEASAFLRTLSCSAHFLRSSLWRTEPVDCPPGSPEFLNAVVEIDWEGSPEELLAALLAFERRAGRPPAETRPRNAPRPIDLDLLYCGNLVRKTAELTLPHPRLARRSFVLGPLAEIAPELRLPGFSLTVRELYERLSENHPRVGA; this comes from the coding sequence ATGCGGGCGGGCATCGCCTTGGGGTCGAATCTCGGAGAGAGCGCGGTGCGGATGGAAGAAGCGTCGGCCTTCCTCCGCACGCTCTCGTGCAGCGCCCATTTCCTCCGTTCTTCCCTATGGCGAACCGAACCGGTCGATTGCCCCCCGGGGTCCCCGGAATTCCTGAACGCCGTCGTCGAGATCGATTGGGAGGGTTCCCCCGAGGAGCTCCTCGCCGCCCTGCTCGCCTTCGAGCGCAGGGCGGGCCGACCCCCGGCGGAAACGAGGCCGCGCAACGCTCCCCGGCCGATCGATCTTGACCTGCTCTACTGCGGAAACTTGGTGAGGAAGACCGCGGAGCTGACCTTGCCCCACCCTCGCCTGGCCCGCCGGAGCTTTGTGCTCGGGCCGTTGGCCGAAATCGCGCCGGAGCTTCGCCTGCCGGGCTTTTCCTTGACCGTCCGGGAGCTTTATGAGCGACTCAGCGAAAATCACCCCCGAGTGGGTGCGTAG
- a CDS encoding sigma-54 dependent transcriptional regulator, whose amino-acid sequence MSTRKESRPPGNAEENPARRPSILVVDDESDVHYSFQRLLEDLPVDIRAAPSGEAAIELLRKEPADVVIMDIRMGGKNGLETLREVKRLLPKAVVLMMTAYGTSHTAIEAMKLGAYDYILKPFDVPELRRLIERSVVAARLAREEGQTSATIADRQGLSLVGDSAPMQKVYKLVGQVAKTNATVLITGESGTGKELIARAIYQHSMRSNKPFIAINCAAIPENLLESELFGHERGSFTGAMAQRIGKFEQADGGTIFLDEIGEMPLTTQSKILRVLQEGEVSRLGSNESIRIDVRVIAATNKDLGVAVQRREFRPDLFYRLNVVRISLPPLRDRAEDIPALAAHFLQKHRRYLPQAATRIAPDAMRALQSYGWPGNIRELENVIQRAMVLAASTTIEVGNLPEEIQAELSPTPDERRSAEERGLDQAVQVLTDLVLQNRPTDLVPKLLSRLVERIATRQGGGEREAAEALGLRLTDLRRLAVAETPRD is encoded by the coding sequence GTGAGCACTCGCAAAGAGAGTCGGCCTCCGGGGAATGCGGAAGAAAATCCGGCCCGCCGGCCGTCTATCCTCGTCGTGGATGACGAGAGCGACGTCCACTATTCCTTCCAGAGATTGCTGGAAGACCTGCCGGTCGATATCCGGGCCGCCCCATCGGGCGAAGCCGCCATCGAGCTCCTGCGCAAGGAGCCGGCGGACGTCGTGATCATGGATATTCGGATGGGCGGCAAGAACGGCTTGGAGACGCTCCGGGAGGTGAAGCGTCTTCTGCCGAAGGCGGTCGTGCTTATGATGACCGCGTACGGCACCTCGCATACGGCGATCGAGGCCATGAAGCTCGGAGCCTACGATTACATCCTGAAGCCGTTCGACGTCCCCGAGCTGCGCCGCCTCATCGAGCGTTCCGTCGTGGCCGCACGCCTCGCCCGGGAAGAAGGTCAGACGTCGGCGACGATCGCCGATCGGCAGGGGCTTTCGCTCGTCGGAGACAGCGCGCCCATGCAGAAGGTCTACAAGCTGGTCGGGCAGGTTGCGAAGACCAATGCGACCGTGCTGATCACGGGCGAGAGCGGCACGGGCAAGGAATTGATCGCCCGGGCCATCTATCAGCATAGCATGCGCTCGAACAAACCGTTCATCGCCATCAACTGTGCGGCCATTCCCGAGAATCTGCTGGAGAGCGAGCTTTTCGGACACGAGCGCGGATCGTTTACGGGGGCGATGGCGCAGCGGATCGGCAAGTTCGAGCAGGCCGACGGCGGGACGATTTTTTTGGATGAGATCGGCGAGATGCCGTTGACGACGCAGAGCAAGATCCTGCGAGTTCTGCAGGAGGGCGAAGTGTCCCGGTTGGGGAGCAACGAGTCGATTCGCATCGATGTGCGCGTCATCGCCGCGACGAACAAGGATCTGGGGGTCGCGGTGCAGCGCCGGGAATTCCGGCCCGACCTCTTCTATCGCCTCAACGTCGTCCGTATCTCCTTGCCTCCGCTGCGCGACCGTGCCGAAGACATTCCCGCCCTCGCGGCGCACTTTCTGCAAAAGCACCGGCGATACCTGCCGCAGGCGGCGACGCGGATCGCTCCCGACGCGATGCGGGCCTTGCAATCCTACGGGTGGCCGGGAAACATCCGGGAGCTGGAGAACGTCATTCAGCGCGCCATGGTGCTGGCCGCGAGCACGACGATCGAGGTAGGCAATCTCCCGGAAGAGATTCAGGCGGAACTCTCTCCGACTCCTGATGAGCGGCGCTCCGCGGAAGAGCGCGGGCTGGATCAGGCGGTGCAGGTCTTGACCGATCTGGTGCTGCAGAACCGCCCCACCGATCTGGTCCCCAAGCTGCTAAGCCGCTTGGTCGAGCGAATCGCCACCCGGCAAGGGGGTGGGGAGAGAGAGGCGGCGGAGGCTCTCGGGCTGCGCTTGACCGATCTTCGGAGACTGGCCGTGGCAGAGACTCCGCGCGATTAA
- a CDS encoding glycosyltransferase family 2 protein has product MRKLPISVTMIACNEERNLPRSLGSVAGWVEEIIVVVNDCTDATAQIAREFGARVEERAWTCRRDQKNAALALATRPWVLGLDADEEVSPEMRRAIEEFFSGADRRFDGVAFRRKTWFLNRWITHGDWYPDYNLRLFRRERGRWGGNREHDKLILDGRVKKERAELLHYSFPAVEDNVRKIPTFVAAFADERRERGTGFRWSDLLLRPLWRFVRGYLLRLGFLDGFPGFYIAAVTALATFVRYAKLYERQFGKQPPPAVAERSPGALSRQ; this is encoded by the coding sequence ATGAGGAAGCTGCCGATCTCAGTGACGATGATCGCCTGCAACGAGGAGCGGAACCTCCCGAGAAGCCTCGGAAGCGTCGCCGGTTGGGTCGAGGAGATCATCGTCGTGGTCAACGATTGCACCGATGCCACGGCCCAGATCGCACGCGAGTTCGGAGCCCGGGTCGAGGAGCGCGCCTGGACATGCCGTCGCGACCAGAAGAACGCTGCGCTCGCGCTGGCGACCCGGCCCTGGGTCCTCGGGCTCGACGCCGACGAGGAAGTTTCGCCCGAAATGCGGCGGGCGATCGAAGAGTTTTTCTCCGGAGCCGACCGGAGGTTCGACGGTGTGGCTTTCCGGCGCAAGACCTGGTTTCTCAACCGGTGGATCACCCACGGAGACTGGTATCCCGACTATAACTTGCGCCTCTTCCGCCGGGAGCGCGGGCGCTGGGGAGGGAATCGGGAGCATGACAAGCTGATTCTCGACGGCCGGGTCAAGAAGGAGCGGGCGGAGCTCCTCCACTATTCGTTTCCGGCGGTCGAGGACAACGTGCGGAAGATTCCCACTTTCGTCGCGGCCTTCGCCGACGAGCGGCGGGAAAGGGGGACCGGATTCCGCTGGTCGGATCTGCTCCTGCGGCCTCTCTGGCGCTTTGTGCGCGGCTATCTCCTTCGGCTCGGCTTCCTCGACGGGTTTCCGGGCTTCTACATCGCTGCAGTCACCGCGTTGGCGACCTTCGTCCGCTATGCCAAGCTCTACGAGCGCCAGTTCGGCAAGCAGCCTCCGCCGGCTGTCGCGGAACGCTCTCCCGGCGCCCTCTCCCGCCAGTAG
- a CDS encoding glycosyltransferase, whose translation MTEFPSVLQVDSLLSGGGTDAQAILLAFGLQRSGCPVALAGPPSGALASEVTRRGIRLLPTGRGKAGLVLSLARWIREGGFSIVHAHHGRDYWPTILAARLAGGALVLLTRHMAKSPSSWPSRKFLLNASDGMIAVSQFVRHVLTEGDYEPKSTDRERRSRPPMAGDFSKIHTILPGIDVEQFHPADGAAERAAWGFDSGHRVFALVGGCSFPYGKGQEVFLEAAAAVRARLPQARFLLLGSGNMQGYLAEKARALGLAGKAIFLERCNRMSAFLNSIDCLVRPGIGTEALGLVILEALACGKPVIAGAIDGIPEAFVSERAGCLLDQSTPQALASAMTAMAEREPLTSAERWALHREVAARFSTEILAERTLALYRRLAAGSGRRRTAARPATG comes from the coding sequence GTGACTGAATTTCCCTCCGTCCTCCAAGTCGACTCCCTGCTAAGCGGAGGCGGCACCGACGCTCAGGCGATTCTTTTGGCTTTCGGGCTTCAGCGATCGGGCTGCCCGGTCGCCTTGGCCGGGCCCCCCTCTGGTGCTTTGGCCTCCGAGGTGACGCGCCGGGGCATCCGGCTCCTTCCGACCGGGCGGGGTAAGGCGGGTCTGGTCCTCTCCCTGGCGCGCTGGATCCGCGAGGGCGGCTTCTCGATCGTCCACGCACATCACGGCCGGGACTACTGGCCGACCATCCTGGCCGCGCGCCTGGCCGGAGGAGCCCTCGTGCTGCTGACCCGCCACATGGCCAAAAGCCCGAGCTCCTGGCCCAGCCGGAAATTTCTTCTGAACGCGTCGGACGGCATGATCGCGGTTTCGCAATTCGTCCGCCACGTGCTGACGGAGGGCGATTATGAGCCGAAATCGACCGATCGGGAGCGGCGCTCCCGCCCGCCGATGGCAGGAGACTTTTCTAAGATCCACACGATCCTTCCCGGAATCGATGTCGAACAGTTCCACCCCGCTGACGGGGCCGCGGAGCGGGCTGCGTGGGGCTTCGACTCCGGCCACCGGGTCTTCGCTCTCGTGGGGGGCTGCTCCTTCCCGTACGGCAAAGGGCAGGAGGTCTTCCTGGAAGCCGCTGCCGCCGTCCGAGCCCGCCTCCCGCAAGCCCGTTTCCTCCTGCTGGGCAGCGGCAACATGCAGGGCTACCTCGCCGAAAAGGCGCGCGCCCTTGGGCTCGCGGGCAAAGCCATTTTCCTGGAACGTTGTAACCGGATGTCGGCGTTCCTCAATTCGATCGACTGCCTCGTGCGGCCTGGCATCGGGACCGAGGCTCTAGGCTTGGTGATTCTCGAAGCCTTGGCCTGCGGGAAGCCCGTCATCGCCGGAGCGATCGACGGCATCCCGGAGGCCTTCGTTTCGGAGCGGGCCGGTTGCCTCCTCGATCAGTCGACGCCACAGGCCCTAGCTTCCGCCATGACGGCGATGGCCGAGCGCGAGCCGCTCACCTCCGCAGAGAGATGGGCGCTCCACCGAGAGGTGGCCGCCCGCTTCTCCACCGAGATCCTTGCCGAAAGGACCCTGGCGCTCTACCGCCGGCTCGCCGCCGGATCGGGCCGACGGCGGACCGCGGCCCGGCCGGCTACTGGGTGA
- a CDS encoding thioredoxin family protein, whose protein sequence is MDLSQARWRRSRLSALLAGCFLLLFVSASAPAETAHWLTDFSAALKEAKAQNKLVLINFTGSDWCPWCQKLDKEVFTTPDFQKYAKEHLVLVEADFPQRKPQSEALKRQNQELADRYQVESFPTIVLLDPEGQPLASLGYMPGGPRPFLDKLEQYRRKSAVGG, encoded by the coding sequence ATGGACTTATCGCAGGCCCGTTGGCGGCGGAGCCGGCTGTCGGCGCTGCTCGCCGGTTGTTTTCTTCTCCTGTTCGTATCGGCAAGCGCTCCGGCGGAGACGGCGCATTGGCTGACCGATTTCTCCGCCGCGCTCAAGGAAGCCAAGGCCCAAAACAAGCTGGTTCTGATCAACTTCACCGGATCCGACTGGTGCCCATGGTGCCAAAAGCTGGACAAGGAGGTGTTTACCACTCCCGATTTTCAGAAGTATGCCAAGGAGCACCTCGTATTGGTCGAAGCCGATTTTCCGCAACGCAAGCCGCAGTCCGAGGCCTTGAAGCGGCAGAACCAAGAGCTGGCCGATCGCTACCAAGTCGAAAGCTTTCCGACGATCGTGCTGCTCGACCCGGAAGGGCAGCCGTTAGCGTCCCTCGGATACATGCCCGGGGGACCGCGACCTTTTCTCGACAAGCTCGAGCAGTACCGCCGGAAATCCGCAGTCGGCGGTTGA
- a CDS encoding FIST signal transduction protein — MDEPKDSGNFVRTAVAYGTDVYEVLESVRRQGIRNPTLTILFASSSLDQEWIGREIRSNLEGHSWGFSCAGHFNGAVGDLSTEGILLLAIEQHGEVLAPSVVMGELHGAEEERAAELTRQAFDGVLFSPELLYVAFTGKSPSRLLQTNPFTLLVGHSSVGTEEAVLRGISRAVGRGARVVGGTAADRLYLERVTETFAHGDGASAKGSLSLLAIATTLKNGVGMANAFRPVGAKGAFVTESEGRVVKTLNHRPAADVYAELVGASSWQEAQEHFNSHPMGIIEVTANYWQVRSPAAIREDGSIVFFSAIPKGSGLTLLESDVESRVESVRIAVRRALADAGNPKRVAAVVAFNCILCHQQALRLGSGAGEVRAIREELGDHVAVVGASTYGETGTTVAGTIGHHNQTITLWLLADELITQ; from the coding sequence ATGGATGAGCCAAAGGATTCGGGAAATTTCGTTCGGACCGCCGTGGCGTACGGAACGGACGTCTACGAGGTCTTGGAAAGCGTGCGGCGGCAGGGAATCAGGAATCCGACGCTGACGATCCTCTTCGCCTCGAGCTCGCTCGACCAGGAGTGGATCGGCCGGGAGATCCGTTCCAACCTAGAGGGCCATTCGTGGGGCTTTTCGTGCGCCGGCCACTTCAACGGGGCGGTGGGCGATCTTTCAACCGAGGGGATCCTCTTGCTGGCCATCGAGCAGCACGGAGAGGTACTTGCCCCGTCGGTCGTGATGGGCGAGCTCCACGGGGCGGAGGAGGAAAGGGCCGCGGAACTGACTCGGCAGGCCTTCGACGGCGTACTTTTCAGCCCGGAGCTCCTCTACGTGGCCTTCACGGGCAAGAGCCCTTCCCGGCTGCTGCAGACCAATCCGTTCACCCTGCTGGTGGGCCATTCGAGCGTCGGCACCGAGGAGGCCGTCCTGCGGGGGATCTCCCGTGCCGTCGGCCGAGGCGCCCGGGTGGTGGGAGGAACCGCGGCGGACCGGCTCTATCTCGAACGGGTCACCGAGACATTCGCCCATGGGGACGGAGCGAGCGCCAAAGGCTCCCTTTCCCTCTTGGCGATCGCTACCACCCTGAAAAACGGGGTCGGCATGGCCAACGCCTTCCGGCCGGTAGGCGCCAAGGGAGCTTTTGTCACCGAGAGCGAAGGGAGGGTGGTGAAGACGCTCAACCATCGGCCGGCCGCCGACGTCTATGCGGAGCTGGTCGGAGCCTCCAGTTGGCAGGAAGCGCAGGAGCATTTCAACAGCCATCCGATGGGGATTATCGAGGTCACGGCGAACTACTGGCAGGTGCGGAGCCCGGCGGCGATCCGGGAGGATGGCTCGATCGTCTTCTTTTCGGCGATTCCGAAGGGGAGCGGGCTGACTCTCCTGGAATCGGATGTGGAGAGCCGCGTCGAATCCGTTCGGATCGCGGTCCGGCGGGCGCTGGCCGATGCCGGCAACCCGAAGCGGGTGGCGGCGGTGGTCGCATTCAATTGCATCCTCTGCCACCAGCAGGCGCTCCGCCTGGGATCCGGCGCCGGCGAGGTGCGCGCGATCCGCGAAGAGCTGGGGGACCACGTGGCGGTGGTCGGCGCCTCGACCTACGGGGAGACCGGCACGACGGTCGCCGGGACGATCGGCCACCACAACCAAACGATTACCCTATGGCTCTTGGCCGACGAGCTAATCACCCAGTAG
- a CDS encoding polysaccharide deacetylase family protein, producing the protein MASFSAIASPDALPPYTSLWAYRKRFAEAAPILMYHKIGSPPPDARFRGLYLPTWLLARQLCEWKENGWVAVGLEEFIDPREPLRRRVCLTFDDGYASVHQEALPLLREQGFRAIVFLVADRVGGSNEWDTAIGEKPAALMDEVQIREWIEAGNEIGGHTLTHPSLPRLAPDEARREILDGKKKLEDRFGRRIEHFAYPYGDWNARIRDLVEEAGYRTACTVERGINGPGTDPFLLRRIMACRPPRTLRTLFGLMPG; encoded by the coding sequence ATGGCCTCTTTTTCCGCTATCGCTTCGCCGGACGCCCTTCCCCCGTATACCAGCCTGTGGGCTTACCGGAAGCGCTTTGCGGAAGCGGCTCCGATCCTGATGTATCACAAGATCGGCTCACCTCCCCCCGACGCCCGCTTCCGCGGCCTCTACCTTCCTACTTGGCTCCTGGCGCGGCAGCTGTGCGAATGGAAGGAGAACGGATGGGTGGCCGTGGGCCTCGAAGAGTTCATCGATCCGCGCGAACCCCTGCGGAGACGGGTCTGCCTGACCTTCGACGACGGGTACGCCAGCGTGCATCAAGAGGCTTTGCCGCTCTTGCGCGAACAGGGATTCCGAGCGATCGTCTTCCTGGTGGCGGACCGGGTCGGAGGTTCCAATGAGTGGGACACGGCGATCGGGGAGAAGCCGGCGGCCCTGATGGACGAGGTGCAGATCCGGGAGTGGATCGAAGCCGGAAATGAGATCGGAGGCCATACTCTTACCCATCCGTCCCTTCCGCGGCTGGCGCCGGACGAGGCGCGGCGAGAGATCCTCGATGGGAAGAAAAAGCTCGAAGATCGGTTCGGCCGGCGGATCGAACATTTCGCCTATCCCTACGGGGATTGGAACGCGCGGATTCGGGACCTGGTAGAGGAAGCGGGGTATCGGACCGCCTGCACGGTGGAGCGGGGGATCAACGGCCCGGGCACCGACCCGTTCCTCCTCCGGCGCATCATGGCTTGCCGTCCGCCGCGCACGCTGCGGACCCTCTTCGGGCTCATGCCCGGATGA